The sequence CAGCATATTCAGAACTGTGAAACCAacaccactatctaattctagaacatttccatcaccccaaaaagaaacctgtcCCCATTAGTAATCATTTCCCATTCCCCCCTCACGCCGCTCCCTAGCAACcattaatctgctttctgtctctatggatttgcctgttctgggaaaccctggtggcatagtggttaagtgctacggctgctaaccaaagggttggcaatttaaatccaccaggcgctccttggaaactctacggggcagttctactccgtcctatagggtcgctatgagtcagaatcgactcaacagcactgggtttggtttgagtctTGGATATTTCATACCCATGGAATCATACACAATACATGGCTTTTGTGTCTCGCATCTTTCACTCATCATACGGCTTCAAGGTTCTATCCATGATGTAGCATGAATCAATACTTCAtgcctctttatggctgaataatattccattatatggaaaTATCACATCTTTTCACCCAATCATCAgctaatggacatttgggttgtttccactttttggctattatgaataatgctactatgaacaATACCCTGTAACCCTTAACTGCCACCCCCACTTCACTCCCACACAGCCAGGCCCCATGGAGAATGGAGACACAGGACATTAACTCAGGTAGGCAGAGTGGGATGCTCGGTGAGACAGACAAAAAGTCAGAAGAAAAACTTAGCAGCCAACAGGCCCTTAGGTCACTCCCAGTACTTGCAAAAGTTGTGTTGATTCTTAAATAATAATTCACGTGAGGCAAACTTTGAGGGGGAGAACTCCTAGAACCCAGAAGGcacaggagaaagagagagagaaagaaacagagacacagaaacCCCAATCCCTTCTACATCCAACCTCAGGCATCAACTTCAGGAATCGCCTCCAACTTCTTCAGAAGCAAGAGCAGTCAGCCAGGGGCCGAGTGTACCAGAAGGCTAGCGCTCAGTTCagctcagcccagcccagccctgacGAGGCTCTGGTTAGCCCCCAGGGAGTACCTCGGCCTTTTGGGAGCTAGACCTTAATTCTAAAGCCAGAAAAAGAGTTCACAGCCTCTCCCACTGCCTGGAAGTTTCCATGTGGGACGTTTCCCTCCACCCTCATCTCTGCAGCCCAGCATCTTGCTTGGTTAAGGATCCCCCCTGGGCCTCTAAGTTTCACTTCTCTCAAGCAGTGGCCACGGGTGGGGAGGGGGTTCCCGGCACCCATTCCCTCCACCCTGAGACCTTAAGGTTCAACCCCAAATCCGGGGTGGGTGATGTGAAAAAGCAGCCCCTGGCGCTTTAAGGCCGGCTGAGCCTAATTGCCCAGATTCCCCTGGCAGCCAGATAAACAGCGCGGCCGGCTGGCGCCAGCAAGAGGCAAACTGCACATTATCACCGCTTCCTCACCTCTGAGGAGCGCGgaggagcgggcgggcgggcaggCAGAGGGGCCGCCGGAgagccgggcggggcggggcgggggcttGGAAGACCAACTTGAAATTGATCTCATTTCAAAGGGATAATGCCAGGccaaataaaaggaaaacttTCTAGCCCATTCTAATTCCTATAGTCCTGCCTGGGAACCCTGTGTTTTCCTAGGCGGCCTCCTCCAGTCATTTAGAAGTTCTCTCTCTAGCTCTGTCTCTTTTTCCCTGGCGCAATTTGGATAATAGTAATTTACTGAAtataattacagaaaaaaaaaagtggtaaagcCAAGAGCAGGAGATTTATTCCAAAGTTAATGGATACTTTCAGGAGAAAGGAGCTCTATAAACACACGTTAGGGCTGTGATTAAAGTATTTCTCCACATTTCCGTCCACATAGGCACCCACAAGCTCAGGGAACTGGCTTTTCCCCGGACAGAAAGACACACAGCAGGAGGGGGGCAGAGATGGAGCCAGGGCAGAACTTCCACCAGGGTGGGGAAGCCAGGAGGCTGCGGCGCAGTGCCCAGGACAGAGCCTGGCACAAGAGGGGGTCCCCTGCGCAGGACCTCAGTTTCTGAGGCAAGCCTAGGGAGAGAGGGCAGGGCAGAGGAGGAAGGCCTGTGTCTCCTGGAACCCTGTGTGTCAGACCTGTCTCCTGCCTAACCCCTCACTTTACAGATAGGGAAAAAGGCCCAGAGAGAGGAGACTTGCCCCAAGGTAAGCtgaaggatggagcaggactggctTTCTGGGAGCACAAGTCCACACTGCCCAGGAAGGGACCTCCTGTCACTGGGGCTCCCTGAGAGGATGGGCTGAGGTGACTGGTGCCTGGTGAGTGTCTCTCAGTTGATCTGCTTGGCACTCTCTAGCTGTGTGCCTGCTCTGTGTGTATgtccgtctgtctgtctgcccGCTGCCCCAGCCCTCTCCCCCAGAGCCCTGGAAGGAGCAGTCTCCTTATCAGGACGCGCACGGCTGAGCTCCAGCTATGCACCCGCCCAGCAACGGGAGCCAGGCTGGCGGCCAAGCGGCAGGGGCGGGGTGGACAGCGAAGGGCTCCCCCAGTTCTCAGTCCCCAAGGCCCAAGCCATCAAGCAGGGGATGAAGCAAGAAGATCAAGCTGGCGCCTACTGGAAACTCCTCCCAGACCATTAGTGCTCCCAGATGCCCCAGGGTGGCCTGAATGGAGGCCCACGGGCTAGTGAAGAGGTAGGGGAACAGACTTAGGGCGCTGCAGCACCTACAACAGTGCCTCCTTCTGGGGGAAGGAGCCAGTCAAGTCCCAGTGCTTGGTCTAGAATTAGATGAGTATTCCTAGAGGCACCCCCACTGACCGACAGGGAAACTGAGAAGAGGTAACTTGTCCCAGGTCAAGGTGCCGGTTACCGGCTGGGCAGAGCCTAGGACCATGTCTGCAGTTAAGGACCGTTCCACTGCAGCATGCCATGTCTCCCTCAACCTCTACTTCTCCAAGTCCACCAAACTCAAACCAATACCCAAAGAGACTTCTAGAATTGGCAGCGTGGTGGTGAGGGAGGATCCTGTTTATCAGTCTCTAACTTCTTCACTCCTCCCCTTCCAGCCCACCCACCTGAACTTGCCTGGCACCTTGACTCTCAGCTggccctctcctcctcctccaatTCCAGGTTCCAGGGGTCACCTCTCCTGGAGGTGATGCTATTTTATTACACATCCCATAGTGTTCCTGGTAGTTCAGACCCACTCACCTGACCTTGATCTTCTCCCCCATCAGATTAAATTTCCTGAGGGCACAGATCCTACTCATATTTCCACTCTGCCCCatacagcacagtgcctggcacagagtaagtggtcaacaaatatttgctggcAGACTGAAGTGGCAGAGATTAGATACCGGTCAGGGCCTTCTAAAAGAGCAGAGTGGGCCCCACTACCCATCTCCcactaaaaaaaattaccaggGACAGGGCAGTGACAAATAGGGCCCCTTCCTCAGAGTCAGGGAGGAGACAGGTAGCAGAATGGAGGAAGCAACTTCCAggggaaacagaaaaagaacacgGTGCAGAGACAGTCTGGTGTGGGCTATGGGTCAGGGACTGCCCAAATCCCCTAAGCCCAGGCCCGGAGTGACCATCGGCACTGCCTCTCCGCACTCACCTCCATCAGTGCCCTCTGTTCAGGAACCCCCACTAAAGCATGCTCCTTTCTCCTCCAACTGCTAACCCCCACACAAACAAAAGACACCTAAGATAAATCCATGATCCCAGGCCCTGCTCCTCTTCCATACTAAGAGCTAGGAAATCTGTGATGGGATTCTCTATGTGCCCCCAGACCTGAGGAACTCAGAGCCCTCCCAGGGCCAACAGCCTGTAACTCTGTGACAGTCCCCTCTGCTCCCCTGCCCTCAGAGCCTCCAATGCTGCCCAGAGAATTCACGTACACCCCTAAGATGTTACTGGCTAAAATGTGTGTTCACTGTACTGCACAGGTCAGAGCAGGCCTGCCAGGGGCCTCGCTGGTCCTCACCTCTGCTCCAGCACCCAGAGCCTGCCCAGGTAAGCAAGGCGGGGGTAGGGAGTGTGCAGGAAATCCCAAGAGGAGAACAAAGAAAGCAAGGGGCAGTTCTCAGAGGTAATCAAGTATCTGGCCTCCTCCCATTCATGGGTGCCTCCGGCCCGTTCGGGGGTGGGGAGATCCACGACCTATAAAAAAGCTGGAAACATGAATTGAGAATGATGCTGAGGGAGGACCCTGGCATTTGACACCCAAGGGATACTGGGCCCAAGTTAGGCAAGAGGGTGGTCTCCACTTTTAGAGAGGTTACCCTGCAAAAGCTTTGTTCCTAAGTATGCAGAGAACAAGTCGGCAATTTACAAGCACTTTTGACTCTGGCCATGGTTTGTCTACACGCGTTTTCACTACTTGTATCTACTTGGATACAGGAAAGCACAGCGTGGGTGTAGGCACACGCACACAGACGCCAGAAGCCTGGACACGGACTGGTGGCCAACGCATGGGCGGCAGGGGTGCCCATGGTTAGCCTCTCCTAGGAGAACCTCAGAGCCTTCCCGGGCTCAACAGCTGGGAACTCCGAGGAGTCTATTCCCCTGCCCTGTCTATGAAATTGGAGCCTGCATGAGGTCCCTGAAGCTGCACAGAGAAAACGCCAACGTGGGCCTTTTTAAGTTTGCTGAAGCTTTAGTTGTCATTTGATGTGTGGGCTCATTCACCCACTCCCCCGCTCTTCTTCCCAACACCCCTCAGCATAAGCTCCCACACCCCAGGGGTACGAGGGGCGCATCTGCAGCTCGGCCCACCCGAGGTGTCACGGGCAGAGTGGAGGCTACGGTCGGGGGCGGGGAGATCCCGGGGCTCGCAGCCGGGGGCGGCGCGCTCACCTGGCCCGCAGAGCCGGCTGAAGTGGTAGGGATTGCAGCACACGGTGGGGCCGTCGGCGGCGGCGGCGAAGCTGTGGCAGCCGCACAGGGGCTTCAGCTCCACGGCGTGCTGCAGGTCGGGCCAGCGGAAGAGGCGGCCGAGCAGCAGCTGCGGCGGCGCGGGCTGGCCGCCCAGGCGGAGGTCGGCGCGCGGCACCAGCACGCAGCCGCCCGGCACGCCGCCGCGGGACTCCACCGCCTCCAGCAGCGTGTCCAGCGAGCGCTCCTTGAGCCGCTTCAGCAGCGAGTACGTGACCGTCTTGAGCTCCTGCTCCAGCAGCAGCAGCCTCGAGCGGGCTTCGCGACtccgcccgccgcccgccgcctCCAGGGCAGCCCCGGCCAGGGAGTCGGCGGCCTCCCGGGGCGCGCCGGCTGCGTCCCGCTCCGAGAAGAGACAGCAGGTCACCGTCTCGCAGTCACTCTCGGGCAGCCAGCCCAGGCCTCCCGACTCCGCCACTTCCAGCGGGGAGCCCCAGGCGCTAGCCCCCGGCTCCGATATGGGCCTCGGGGGGCCCCCTGAGCGCCGGCGCCTCCCAGCGCCCTGGGCACCTCGCTGTCCCACCGCGTCCCGGGGCCGCCGCGGGGCTACCGGGCGGACTTCAGAGCGGCCGCAGCCTCCACCTTCTCGTGCCCGCTGGGCCGGCTCAGCTCGGCTGCCCAAGCTCCCATCctcctcgccgccgccgccgccgctgccgccgtcTTCCTCCCGGTCGGGGACCACACGACTTCGCCAAAGTCGCCGCACCAGCCCCGAGCGTTTGGACCTGAACATACGATATCCTTTGGCgccgggggtgggagggaggcggTCTCCGGTTACCGGGGGTCCGTTCCCTCAGCGAGGCGCCGGCTGCACGGGCCGCAGCCCCACATGAAGCTCCACCGCGGGGCGCCGTGCAAACCGTGCACAGCTTGTCGTCGAAGGGGCGCCGCAGGGCTGCAACATGAGGGAGCTCGCCGAGGCGGGACGGCCAGGCAGGGGCGGCCGGGAACACGCGCTCGCCGAGCCGCAGTCCGCGCCGGGCCAGCGGCTACATGGACACCGGCGGCCGGGCTGCTCAGCAACTCCAGCCCCCGCGCCTTAGGGGGGCTGCAGGCGCCGTGCCGCCAGAAAGATCCCGCATGGGCCGGCAAAGCTTCAAAAGTTGCGCGGCTGGTCCATGAGCACAAAGCTCTCGCGCCGAACACCCCAAATGTCTTTGGAAAGCCCTGCCTCAAAAACCCAAGCGCTTAACTACATGGGCTTTTCCTGCAAGACCCGAAAGGCAGGCTTGTTGTTACCTTCAGTTCCCTTCTTACTCCCTGCAAaacggaaaaagaaaaagaaccccCAGACAAAACCAAAATCCCTGCATTTGCATGCACGAAAGACCAACTCCGTCTCAGGTCCCAGGCGCTAGATGCACTTGGAGCGAGTTTCTCCTGAACGCGGTGTCAACACATGAGTGGAACTGTAAAAATCCCGAAGAGCTGCTGGGAACCCTTAATTTAAAATATGATCCACCGAGGCAGAGGTCGCAGCCTGCCCCACGCTGCGCTCGGTCGCTCCGGGCGCCGCGGCTGCCGAGGTCGCCCCCAACCCCCCTCCACAAAAAGTGCCTCCCGGTGGCCTCGCGGTCGCTGCGAGGTCTGGCGAGGCAGCGCCCGGCGGCTCTTTCTCTCGGCTTGGCTCCCTCGCTCGCTCCCCCGCtcggctctctctctctctcttttttgttctcCTCAAACGCACACTGAGGGCCCCCGGAGGAGCGCCGCGGAGTCATTGGCTGCCTCCCATCATATGCCAGTCTAGACACTTTGGCGGCTCCGCGGCGCTGATTGTTGCGCAAACAAGGTTTCAAGTTTCTTAACTCTTAAAGGAGAACACGTCCCTTTGCAGGGCCGGAGGCTCCAAGGGGCTGGCTCCTGGGGCGGGCCGAGCCCcggcccccgccccccgcccgccCCAGCAGCGCCGTCCCGGGCCTGACAGCGCTCGCGGCCCGCTCCCTGGCTCGCGTTGCGCCCCGAGCACGGATGCGAGCtcacacacgcgcgcgcgcgcgcgcgcacacacacacacacacacacgcacagttaCACAAACCACGGGCGGGCGCGCAAAGACCTGGCGGACCCACTGATACGCGGACTTTGCGCACACAGTTAAAAGCACATACTGCACTTGATTAGGGTTGATCCAAACCCCTATCCAAGGGAAGGCTAATAAAAGTGGGTGTGCGTGTGTGCCTTGCTGGCTTGGGCCTCCTGGGACCAGGAGAGACTGATATGTTGGAGCAGCGGGATCTTCCGTGACCGCACGAGGACTCCACACCCTCTGCGCAAAATCGGGGGCGGCTCTGCTGGGCCAACCACGGGGCCGCGAGACGTTTCGCGCAGGAGGGTTCCAGGCTCGCCCCAGGTGGGGAGTTGGGGAGGGCGGGGTAGAGGCGAGGAGTC comes from Loxodonta africana isolate mLoxAfr1 chromosome 13, mLoxAfr1.hap2, whole genome shotgun sequence and encodes:
- the SMAD6 gene encoding mothers against decapentaplegic homolog 6, with amino-acid sequence MFRSKRSGLVRRLWRSRVVPDREEDGGSGGGGGEEDGSLGSRAEPAQRAREGGGCGRSEVRPVAPRRPRDAVGQRGAQGAGRRRRSGGPPRPISEPGASAWGSPLEVAESGGLGWLPESDCETVTCCLFSERDAAGAPREAADSLAGAALEAAGGGRSREARSRLLLLEQELKTVTYSLLKRLKERSLDTLLEAVESRGGVPGGCVLVPRADLRLGGQPAPPQLLLGRLFRWPDLQHAVELKPLCGCHSFAAAADGPTVCCNPYHFSRLCGPESPPPPYSRLSPCDEYKPLDLSDSTLSYTETEATNSLITAPGELSDASMSPDATKPSHWCSVAYWEHRTRVGRLYAVYDQAVSIFYDLPQGSGFCLGQLNLEQRSESVQRTRSKIGFGILLSKEPDGVWAYNRGEHPIFVNSPTLDAPGGRALVVRKVPPGYSIKVFDFERSGLLQHGPEPDAADGPYDPNSVRISFAKGWGPCYSRQFITSCPCWLEILLNNHR